GCTTACTTTCATGCCTATCTCCATGGGTGAAAGGTCAGCAAATGGGACTTCTCTGGTAACTAGCTCCCACAGTAGCACTGCAAAGCTCCACATGTCAGCAGATCTCCTATTGATGTCCTCGGGCCTTTTCTGCAAAGCTGAACAGAAGTAGGGTTATGGGATAAGATAAAGCAAAGGAATTACTCATACAGTTTGCTCAACACACACCAATAACAGCATGAATATCTTTAACACTAGGGTAAATTACAGGGTATAGTACGTTCCTTACTGAATGAGTCATATGATCTAAGCAGGCATTATGGGACAAAGAAGTACATGGAGAGGAGACCAAAGAgacaaaggataaaaaaaaaaaaaaataccttcaGGAGCCATCCATGCTGGAGAGTACATACGACCAGGACACTGGAAAGAGAACTTAGCATCGGCCATGCTTATTCTGGCTGTCATGTCTTCATCGATCTGCAGATAATAGAAGTTGTGTTTACTTTAACTTTACCCCCTGTTTTTACTGTCCTTTGGTACTTTAAGTATCTGACTTGAGTATCTGCAACTAAGAAGAGCGTGTCAGAAAACCCAGTGTTAACTctgcataaatgataaatgatgataatgagGGGTATTCTCTGCTAGTATATACTCTGCTTGACTATTTGAGATTGTCTCATGTCTGATGGGATTTTTGTGTCATCTTGTGCCTGTATTGTTGTTTATAGACATTGCTTAAAATTACTGAGAGAATTCCTGCTCATTGTGCATCCATCCGTAACTGTGATTCTcgccccacattcaaatccagactcaaaactcaccttttcagaatagcctatcccccataagctctactctccattctacaacttcatttctatatatagtaattatttgtttcaatctgtttatttctttgtattttatggattgtttgttttatcttgttgtacagtgtccttgggtgtcttgaaaggcgcttataaataaaatgtattattattattattattattagtattatatttATTGCAGAATTTCCACAAAAATCCGTTTTATGATTGTTTGGTATACACACAATACAGGTTAGGTTTAAGTTTATTAAGTCATCTTCCATGATACAGAACATACAATCAATGAGGCTATGAACTCTGTTGAGACTGAACAGGcttaggcagaagctaaatgcttatatacacctcacctacattcaaatcaaaatcagttttaggATAACAATCAATACGTCAAAAATCATTCATGGTTGTATCAGTTGAAAATATCTTTACAAACCAGTGCTTTGAAAACCATTAAATAATTAAAcatctttaaatgtatatttatgtcattccataatttaactccaataacggAAGTAAATCTTCTTTTCATACATTTAACAGCTTTTTGTACCGTAAACATACAAACGCCTCTGAAATCATACCTGCTTTCCTGTATCAAAAAGAACTTTTGAACAGAGTCTAGGAGTGACCTGTTGTTtatgaactcaacaaatattgggacacatcgtaCCTAAAGCTAGTACGACTTTCTATTGGTCTTGAGTTGAAATACTATGATTAAAAAAAGTTCATATCAGTTGTAGtcaattattattatgatgaatgtcagatttttttttagttaatcaactgatttttcttcctcagtaagAGACGAAGTACCCAGAGAGTCACTTGTGGAGTAAAATCATTATTTTTGGTCAATACATGATTTTTCAGAAATCTACAAGCaggtatccaatccaatccaactttatttgtaaagcactttaaaacaaccacagtggaccaaagtgctgtacagaagaataattcaaaccaaaatagaagaataaaatacagaatagatttaaagatatAGAACTGTATGaagaagaaaacagtgctgtacagaaaaataaataaaacccaaataaaagtataaaataaaatgggtagaacatttaaaactattaaaatcatttttgaaaaaaatataaaattgagTCATATTGAATTGGATTTTATATGATATTGTACATTTTAAAATTAACcccaaagatgaaataaaaatgctTATCGTTATGatgatttgtcatttttttgttttacagccCAGTCCcctgttagcaatgaaacacctaATTTCAATGTATCACTAcagttttgtccatatagtttatgtcTAACACAGCTTAGAGTGAAGATGCATTCATTTTACTTTCACAAAACTGGACAACAGAGACAGAAGAACAGTGTCTTACCATGACGTGCTTACTGTTAAGGTAAAGTCGTGAAACCATTGGCTCTAAGGTGTGGAGGAAGGCCATACCACTGGCAATGTCCAGTGCAAATTTCACTGCTTGGCTTTGGTCAACCACCAGAGCTGcagtggaggaagaggaagacaaaGCCATGCATGATAAAGTCACGCACACGTTAGATGTTTTAATCAGAAAAACTAATTAAAGCTCTACAGAATCTACTCACTTGTGCCCTGGTGCAGGATGTTATAGAGGGATCCATATGGCATGTAGTGGGTAATAATTATGGGGTGAGGGGATGGAGGCGACTGACAAGCACCGAGAACAGGGAGAATGTTTGGGTGAGAAAAAATCCTACGAAAACACCACAGAAAAAGAGTCAGAATGAGAACAAACGTATAGACGTCTTCTGAGAAATTTTAAAACCATGCAAAAAATGAATACAGCAGGGGCACTGAAAATATTAAGATACGAAAGGActtaaaagtttttgtttttttttttggcatctgtaaaacccaagaaTCTGTGTTATTATGTGCCACATTTGTATCATCAATGTTCCTTTTAAGTTCAGCTGAGCAGTGGTTTTACTCTTTCATTATCTGAAACTCTTTCATTTTTGCAATACTTGTAAGATTTTATGTTGCCTTTAAATATTTCAGCATACTCATCCAAACGACTTTTATGTTGGCTGCAGTTCTTAAAAAAGGCCAAGAAATGAAGCCAACATAAAAGCACTCTGCCAAGTTTCCTCCTATTGCACACTCAGCCTTCCTGGTAGGGGATCCCTTTTGAGTTTGCCTGCTCCAAGGTTTCTCTCAGctttgttaaataaaagttttgtTGAAAGTAAGGTCTGTGGTACTGATTAAGCCTGGCATCAGGGTTAGTTAGTTTTCTTCACTTTGTAGATCTCTTTCATTTGCTTTTCAACATcttttgatttatttgtttgattCTCTCCCTATACATTAGTAGCTCCTTTGAGACATGAACATCTCTTCATTACTATAGTTTAAGGTCATTTTAATGGGGTGGGATCCTGCTAAACTTGTCCTAATATGCTCCTAAGAGTCAACTTTTGCCTCAAACCAGAAACATTTTCTCTTAACACTGACTATAAATATTTCATCATAAAAATGTTAAACTAATGTTGAGCAAGACAGTATTGCAAGTTTAGGCCCCAGTATGAATacccacacataaaacacaaacaaaatcaaCAGAGTTTAAAGTGTACACAAATGCTTTTTATTTTGACTATGACAGATTAAATGTCATTTACTGTAATGGATTTCTTGTTTACTGTGATGGAGGGAGGTTTATGGACTGTGTTTTTGCGAAAGAATGATATATGACTAACTCTGCGTTTGAGTATTGTGCCAATATTGTCACCACAACACCAATTAAAACTCATTACTTTGACCTCTAACAATAAAAATCTCCTCTGGCTGTTGCAGAACAATTAGGATTTATGTTGCATGTGACTGCATTCATCCTCACATTATGACTTGTTTACCTCAATGTGTGTGCACCAGCAGCAATAATGCCATTAAAAGCTACCTGGGtttaccctttaacccctgacgtgtctgtggtgctcattctgaatgtatgatttattctaaatattcatacactgcaaaaatctaaatcttaccaagataattttcacttgttccattggcagattttttttattttttttttgcatgaattaagcaaaaaaaaatcttgaataaagcaaaaaaatctgccaatggaacaagtgaaaattatcttggtaagatttgttgaaataaaattttcaagatctattgtctaaaaataagttcttatatctctcttacaagttactctttaggtgattatgtcttattttaagtgtgatgatattttgactagaaatcagaAGAGTACACTTGGAAAGatctagatttttgcagtgtaaaaatTAAACTGTTTCCTCAATAAGAAACATTCCCAAATGTaccgatagaatagaccttgttctttccatagacatctgagcatgctcagtccaccccccactgcctgtggaagggggggtaaaacacagagcggTGGGTGAGACCAAtgtgctataaaaatagatgattcggcctttttttttttttttttttctacaccattttccttgtggcTTTCCAGTTACTGAAATTattctcaggggttaaagggttaataacaaaaaatattacttttacATTGAAAACTCAAAAAAATACCTCAGCTTCGGATGCTCCTCATTAAAGTCTCTACTCTTCCTTGTGGTCCAGTCCCTCACCTGTAGCACCTTCACTATTATCTCGTCCCCCTGCCATCGACCCTGCCATAACTGCAGTTAGAGCACAATGTCAGTAAATAGACCAGGGAGCTGAAAGACATGTACAACTTACACTGATAAACAAAATACAGCTGACCTCTCCAGACTGGTTTTCATTGATCTTGGCTAGAAGCGATAGCTGCTTGTAATCAATACCGGCCTGCTTGTTCAGGGTACCATTACCTGAGCACAGAGCAAAACAACAGTGAAGCAGACATAGAGGTGATTTATGATTTTAGTTGCTAAAATGTTACTCACGAGGTCGTGTTCGCATGGTGCCTTTCCAGAAAGTTTCCTTGTAGGGGACTTTGGTCATGTTCTGGCCCATTTTCTCTGCCTTTTCtacaaaacagaaaagagaaggagaatatatatgtataaaaaaatcttttcatttcacctacgaagtctttttttttatttttataacaaaTTATTTGCCGTGAGGTAGCACCCAAATTACTTCTAACCTTGAAGCAGTTGTCTTAAGTGTTGCTTGGCCTTGTCCAAAGGTGTTTGACCATACCTGTTACATATACACACCTGGGCACCGCTGGCAACTAAAtcctaaaaagaagaaaaaccatGTACATATTGGATTTCTCATACTATGTATAGTACAAACAGCTATTttgacatttaacccataaagaccagaaccatctactgctgtaaaatgtttaataatttctgaacaactcatcctatcaatccatgtaaataattgatgtaaaatgcagcttgtcatcttttcatggtcgtcagatatgacccatttggacgttcagaggctctggagtgaacgtggaaacactgtcatcttctgcaactttgattcaccagtaaaacccatggagtttgatcaatgacagtagatggagacacttggttcacattcagttattgatatctttgccgaaaaagtgactttttcttcagttttctctgtttctgataaaataaccctcaactttaatttcagcctttatgaacatctacatcatcagtgaattaaatataggaaaatacatggtttccactgaaaaatgcaaaatgaaaaaagataatactacaataaatggtgataaatcacttaagaaaggtttaatctagagaaaaagtcatttgggaactgccacaaaagtagcgctgggtctttatggcttaagccCAGACATTAGGAGCAATTAGACTGctgcaaataacaaaaaaacaacaacaacaacaatgcagTGGCTACTTTTCCCCAGAAGAGGGCATTTTCAACCAAAATATAGGAAGGAAGTAGCTGTCTGTGGGCGTAATATACTGTACCTCCGCCACTTGGTCTTGGCCCCAGAAGCAGGCATAGTGGAGtggtgtgtttccatgttcattaacTGTATTGGGGTCAGCTTTGCACTGAATCAGCTGGAA
The Sphaeramia orbicularis chromosome 14, fSphaOr1.1, whole genome shotgun sequence DNA segment above includes these coding regions:
- the ilk gene encoding scaffold protein ILK, whose translation is MDDIFTQCREGNSVAVRLWLDNTENDLNLGDDHGFSPLHWACREGRSGVVDMLIMRGARINVMNRGDDTPLHLAASHGHRDIVAKLIQCKADPNTVNEHGNTPLHYACFWGQDQVAEDLVASGAQVCICNRYGQTPLDKAKQHLRQLLQEKAEKMGQNMTKVPYKETFWKGTMRTRPRNGTLNKQAGIDYKQLSLLAKINENQSGELWQGRWQGDEIIVKVLQVRDWTTRKSRDFNEEHPKLRIFSHPNILPVLGACQSPPSPHPIIITHYMPYGSLYNILHQGTTLVVDQSQAVKFALDIASGMAFLHTLEPMVSRLYLNSKHVMIDEDMTARISMADAKFSFQCPGRMYSPAWMAPEALQKRPEDINRRSADMWSFAVLLWELVTREVPFADLSPMEIGMKVALEGLRPTIPPGISPHICKLMRLCMNEDPAKRPKFDMIVPILEKMQDK